A window from Micromonospora terminaliae encodes these proteins:
- a CDS encoding LuxR C-terminal-related transcriptional regulator: MDEATVRVDAAPERGSWVAESRRCQGLKLTAGAWQDRQMTLWGRETEQSAVGGLLDRLPTAGSALVLRGQPGIGKSSILAYVQAEAVRRGFRVRTVSGIQAEFHLPNAALRALLGSSVSEHGNSTATALEALNLLSGEDAPNVLLVDDAQWVDPSSWETLTFIARRVESEPILALFAVREGEVARRRLVGARLPELEIGALSPEACGVLIDEVAPRLPVALRARVLAEAAGNPLGVIELASAADRLGERGVPLGLVSLDTRLDRAYRTMAEELPARTRTLLCVAAVNDRDRLDEILCAADQIAEGASVADLESAVAIGLIEVDDVFRVRFRHPLVRSAIQQLAGVAGRAEAHAALSNVVAEPDRRIWHRASASVGRAPHLADELAQVALAARQRGELVTAIAAWQRAIQLAEPGQDRGGWRVAAANAAAYQGDIGALESLISEAGADDLYPADRVHLAWLAETYLTPAWSGADRLPASIEVALQLQREGDADRALDLLASLGVRCSFANPEPPVRAAFVAAAEQMGADPDDARLLSVYALADPIERGALALPGMRHRTGRVDTRGEELQMMTTAASNLGAIDLAASFAARAIADYRSRGMLGQLAQTLVSQAWAAAHMGDTILGRTAAAEAHELAAETAQPLWVLTADMIGAKVAALRGDEQTALDLAAEAERVLLSVGVHPMLALVQEVRGITALAAGRFDEAFEELARILDPGDIAYHYPTGWVVFEHLADAAIGAGRERQLAVLAESLTPVAQRSQSPALQAGLAFAEALLSGDDLFGAALSLPTGKWPFSRARLHLAYGARLRRNRRSAESRPHLRAALSVFEAFGLAPWAARAQRELRASGEMVRRRADARQDLTPQELQVAVMAAEGLSNREIASRLFLSPRTVGSHLYRIYPKVGVKTRTELARAMMFIDGDDSM; the protein is encoded by the coding sequence GTGGATGAGGCCACGGTGCGGGTCGACGCGGCACCGGAGCGCGGCAGTTGGGTCGCTGAGTCTCGACGCTGCCAGGGACTGAAGCTCACCGCTGGAGCGTGGCAAGATCGGCAGATGACGCTCTGGGGACGCGAAACTGAGCAGTCGGCTGTCGGTGGCTTGCTCGACCGGCTTCCCACTGCGGGCAGCGCGTTGGTTCTGCGGGGCCAGCCGGGGATCGGGAAGTCGTCGATCCTGGCGTATGTCCAGGCCGAGGCGGTGCGCCGGGGATTTCGTGTGCGGACGGTTTCCGGTATTCAGGCCGAGTTCCACCTGCCGAACGCAGCACTGCGGGCACTATTGGGTTCGAGCGTCTCCGAGCACGGCAACTCGACCGCGACGGCGTTGGAGGCGCTGAACCTGCTCTCAGGCGAGGACGCCCCGAACGTTCTGCTGGTAGACGATGCCCAGTGGGTCGATCCGTCGAGCTGGGAAACGCTGACCTTCATTGCCCGCCGTGTCGAGTCCGAGCCGATCCTGGCGTTGTTCGCCGTACGCGAGGGCGAGGTGGCGCGGCGGCGTCTGGTGGGCGCGCGGTTGCCGGAACTGGAGATCGGGGCATTGTCTCCCGAGGCCTGTGGCGTTCTCATCGATGAGGTAGCGCCGCGGTTGCCGGTGGCGCTGCGGGCCCGAGTGCTCGCTGAGGCGGCTGGTAATCCCCTGGGCGTGATCGAACTGGCGAGTGCAGCGGATCGGCTCGGCGAACGAGGCGTTCCGCTGGGCCTGGTGTCTCTGGATACGCGGCTCGACCGCGCGTACCGCACGATGGCCGAGGAACTCCCCGCGCGCACGCGGACGCTGCTGTGCGTGGCAGCCGTGAACGACCGTGACCGGCTCGATGAGATCTTGTGCGCCGCGGACCAGATCGCCGAAGGTGCATCGGTCGCCGACCTCGAATCGGCTGTCGCGATAGGACTGATTGAGGTCGACGACGTTTTCCGCGTGCGGTTCCGCCACCCTCTGGTGCGCTCGGCAATTCAGCAGTTGGCAGGCGTCGCAGGCCGTGCTGAGGCCCACGCCGCGCTGAGCAATGTCGTGGCCGAGCCGGACCGGCGGATCTGGCATCGTGCGTCGGCGTCGGTCGGCCGCGCCCCGCATTTGGCCGACGAATTGGCGCAGGTAGCGTTGGCTGCGCGGCAGCGTGGCGAGCTTGTCACGGCGATCGCTGCCTGGCAGCGGGCGATCCAGCTGGCCGAGCCGGGCCAAGACCGGGGTGGATGGCGGGTTGCGGCGGCCAATGCTGCCGCGTACCAGGGCGACATTGGCGCGCTGGAGAGTCTGATCTCCGAGGCGGGTGCGGACGATTTGTATCCGGCTGACCGTGTCCATCTGGCCTGGTTGGCTGAGACCTATCTGACTCCGGCCTGGTCGGGCGCGGACAGGTTGCCTGCCTCGATTGAGGTGGCGTTACAACTGCAGCGGGAGGGCGACGCGGACCGGGCGCTGGACCTCCTTGCCTCGCTCGGCGTGCGCTGCTCGTTCGCCAATCCCGAGCCGCCGGTACGTGCCGCGTTCGTCGCCGCCGCCGAGCAGATGGGCGCCGACCCCGATGACGCTCGGCTGCTGTCGGTGTACGCCCTCGCGGATCCGATCGAGCGCGGCGCCCTCGCGCTGCCAGGCATGCGCCACCGGACCGGCCGGGTCGACACCCGGGGCGAAGAGTTGCAGATGATGACGACCGCTGCGTCGAACCTGGGTGCGATCGACCTGGCCGCGTCGTTCGCGGCGAGGGCGATCGCCGACTACCGCTCCCGCGGCATGCTCGGCCAGCTCGCACAAACCCTGGTGTCGCAGGCGTGGGCCGCGGCGCACATGGGCGACACGATCCTCGGGCGGACTGCCGCCGCCGAAGCCCACGAACTCGCCGCGGAAACGGCACAACCCCTGTGGGTACTCACCGCGGACATGATCGGCGCGAAGGTCGCGGCGCTGCGCGGCGATGAGCAGACTGCTCTGGACCTGGCCGCCGAAGCGGAACGGGTCTTGTTGTCCGTGGGTGTTCACCCGATGCTGGCCCTCGTCCAGGAGGTGCGAGGCATCACCGCGCTCGCGGCCGGCCGGTTCGATGAAGCCTTCGAAGAGCTGGCGCGGATTCTCGATCCGGGCGACATCGCCTACCACTATCCGACCGGTTGGGTGGTGTTCGAGCACCTCGCCGACGCCGCCATCGGCGCGGGACGCGAGAGGCAGCTCGCTGTGCTTGCAGAGAGCCTGACCCCGGTGGCGCAACGCTCGCAGTCACCGGCCCTGCAAGCCGGCCTGGCGTTCGCCGAGGCGTTGCTGTCCGGCGACGACCTGTTCGGGGCGGCCTTGTCTCTGCCGACCGGCAAATGGCCGTTCTCCAGGGCTCGGCTGCATCTGGCGTACGGCGCCCGGCTGCGCCGCAACCGGCGCAGTGCCGAGTCCCGGCCCCATCTGCGGGCGGCGCTGAGCGTCTTCGAAGCGTTCGGGCTGGCCCCGTGGGCTGCCCGCGCGCAGCGAGAGCTGCGGGCCTCCGGCGAGATGGTTCGTCGCCGCGCTGACGCCCGCCAGGATCTCACGCCGCAGGAGCTGCAGGTGGCGGTGATGGCCGCGGAAGGACTGAGTAATCGGGAGATCGCCAGCCGCTTGTTCTTGTCCCCGCGAACGGTTGGTAGCCATCTTTACCGGATCTATCCGAAGGTGGGTGTGAAGACGCGTACTGAACTGGCCAGAGCGATGATGTTCATCGACGGGGACGACAGCATGTGA